Proteins from a genomic interval of Rubinisphaera italica:
- the floA gene encoding flotillin-like protein FloA (flotillin-like protein involved in membrane lipid rafts), translating to MFSQEMLIFAAIVFAVILGIVVFVLFTKYFHLWLRGFVTGAHVGPIQLVLMSLRKVNPTAIIDARVMAVQAGLPKIPTAAFEAHYLAGGNIRRIVQALIAAQRAKIDLDWDTAAAIDLAGRDVVDAVRTSVDPKVIDCPDPKRHSRNTLDGVARDGIQLKARARVTVRTNLAQLIGGATEDTVIARVGEGIVSAIGSSESHKHVLANPMMIAKAVLAKSLDSQTAYEIVSIDIADIDVGDNIGARLQGDQAEADMRVARARAEEKRAKAVATEAEMMALTQENRAQVILAEAEIPKAMSDAFRQDGLRLNGKSQNS from the coding sequence ATGTTTTCGCAGGAAATGCTGATCTTCGCGGCTATTGTTTTCGCGGTCATCTTAGGCATTGTGGTCTTTGTGCTCTTCACAAAGTATTTTCACCTGTGGTTACGTGGCTTTGTTACTGGAGCACACGTCGGCCCGATTCAACTCGTGTTGATGTCTCTGCGAAAGGTCAACCCCACCGCCATTATCGATGCTCGTGTTATGGCTGTGCAGGCTGGTTTACCAAAAATTCCGACGGCTGCTTTTGAGGCCCATTATCTGGCAGGTGGTAATATCCGCCGCATTGTGCAGGCTCTGATTGCTGCTCAACGAGCCAAGATTGATCTGGACTGGGACACAGCTGCTGCGATCGATCTGGCAGGTCGCGATGTCGTCGATGCCGTGCGAACCAGTGTTGACCCCAAAGTCATCGACTGTCCAGATCCTAAACGCCATTCCCGTAATACGCTCGACGGTGTCGCCCGTGATGGCATTCAATTGAAAGCTCGTGCCCGAGTGACGGTTCGAACGAATCTGGCTCAATTGATCGGCGGAGCCACCGAAGACACGGTGATTGCCCGCGTCGGCGAGGGAATTGTTTCGGCAATTGGATCGAGTGAAAGCCACAAGCATGTGCTGGCCAATCCGATGATGATCGCCAAAGCTGTGCTGGCAAAAAGTCTCGACTCACAGACGGCCTATGAAATCGTTTCGATTGACATTGCCGATATCGATGTCGGCGACAATATCGGTGCTCGGTTACAGGGAGATCAAGCCGAGGCTGACATGCGTGTTGCCCGAGCCCGTGCCGAAGAAAAACGTGCCAAGGCTGTGGCAACCGAAGCCGAGATGATGGCGTTGACTCAGGAAAACCGTGCCCAAGTGATTTTGGCGGAAGCAGAAATTCCGAAGGCGATGTCGGATGCATTCCGTCAGGATGGCTTAAGATTGAATGGCAAATCGCAGAACTCCTAA
- a CDS encoding Spy/CpxP family protein refolding chaperone, with product MKTTGLITLCLCLCFVISSAPAQKMKSVEAPATARSKNRLPNYYGQIGLSDEQRTKIYGIQAEFRTKTEELIRQLEDMRTEETLEIQSVLTPEQRTELNDLVTAARKKRQSS from the coding sequence ATGAAAACGACTGGTCTAATCACGCTTTGCCTCTGCCTGTGCTTTGTCATCAGTTCAGCTCCTGCTCAGAAGATGAAATCTGTTGAAGCGCCGGCGACTGCTCGCTCGAAGAATCGATTACCCAATTACTATGGACAAATTGGATTGAGCGATGAACAACGCACTAAAATTTATGGAATTCAGGCGGAGTTCCGCACGAAAACAGAAGAACTCATCCGACAACTCGAAGACATGCGAACTGAGGAAACGCTGGAAATTCAGTCTGTATTAACTCCCGAACAACGGACTGAGTTGAATGACCTGGTCACTGCGGCTCGGAAGAAACGGCAGTCCTCCTGA
- a CDS encoding PSD1 and planctomycete cytochrome C domain-containing protein, whose protein sequence is MSTTKSKKCLCLLSAFIILYGLQTQIQAADPKSEIDFEKHVQPILRQHCFRCHGESHEKGGFRLSRKAAAFGTGDSEEALIIPGNAAASLLITRVEDADAGDLMPLDGEPLADKDIRILKKWINQGANWPDSAAVATHWAYEPIVRPEIPEVENQAWVKTPVDAFVLKQIQESGYEPAPELDRARWLRRVSLALIGLPPTPEQIEKFEANQSPEAYERAVEDLLASPRFGEKWAVAWLDLARYADSNGFQADQLRDSWAYRDWVISAFNQGMPIDQFVVEQLAGDLLPDATPSQKIATGFHRTVTCNVEAGVHPEQNRVNQVFDRVNTTGTVFLGTSMECAQCHDHKYDPFSQEDYYRLFAYFNNTPLEVKQTAGVTYDFYGPSMELPLPTKEQKQRKELQKQLADLQARQKATLDSSEEDYQLWLTQLKSTSAIPEWSVLTISEFESTGGETSTILEDQSVLVTGRIPGTTIYTLTAQAELAEISAIRVDALTHPEIPGMGPGRGDELRTNFILSEIEFKLIRGDKTERLELANAIADYSQDRWDVTQAIDGDRKTGWAIGQEFGKPHWSQFTLIEPAKLNAGDQIEIVLDQNYGRGRTIGCVRVSAFGGDPTMLSIPEEVRKLASTDKINSKDEKKLRDFYSAQNPQLAKLELQIETVNKKLKQIEPPTTLVMVEMDKPRKTHVLSRGDYLNPAQEVTAGLPGVFSVPDDKFETNRLGFARWLVSDENPLLARVTVNRWWTQIFGRGIVMTPEDFGTQGEPPTHPELLDWLADELRSHNWSMKHVLKQIVLSSTFRQSADLTPELLEADPDNALYARGPRFRMQAEMIRDNALAISGLLSEKMGGEPVMPFQPDGIWRSIGRNQPKWITAQDEDRFRRGIYIIWKRDAPYTSLMSFDAPDRTACVVKRPRTNTPLQALTLLNDPAYSEMALGLATRILKHASNSSDRERMIYGFQLAIARQPTTVEIDLLTELLESERATLDANPKLIEQRMKLKLKEFPEAKVESKELAVWFSVANVLLNLDETITQ, encoded by the coding sequence ATGAGTACCACTAAGTCTAAGAAATGCCTCTGCTTGCTGAGTGCTTTCATTATCCTATACGGTTTGCAGACTCAGATTCAGGCAGCTGATCCAAAATCGGAGATTGATTTCGAAAAGCATGTCCAGCCGATTTTGCGACAGCATTGTTTCCGCTGTCACGGAGAATCTCACGAGAAGGGCGGTTTCCGACTTTCCCGCAAGGCAGCCGCATTCGGCACCGGAGATTCTGAAGAAGCTCTCATCATTCCCGGCAATGCGGCAGCAAGTTTACTGATTACTCGTGTGGAAGATGCCGATGCGGGTGATTTGATGCCGCTTGATGGTGAGCCGCTGGCGGATAAAGATATTCGGATCTTAAAAAAGTGGATCAATCAGGGAGCGAATTGGCCCGACTCGGCAGCGGTCGCAACACATTGGGCCTACGAACCGATTGTCAGGCCTGAAATCCCAGAGGTCGAAAATCAAGCCTGGGTAAAAACTCCCGTCGATGCTTTCGTCTTAAAACAGATTCAGGAGTCCGGCTACGAACCTGCTCCTGAACTCGATCGCGCCCGCTGGTTGCGACGAGTTTCTCTCGCTCTCATCGGCTTGCCTCCGACTCCCGAACAGATCGAAAAGTTTGAAGCCAATCAATCTCCAGAGGCTTATGAACGTGCCGTTGAGGACCTGCTCGCCTCTCCTCGCTTTGGCGAAAAGTGGGCGGTCGCCTGGCTCGATCTGGCTCGCTATGCCGATTCGAATGGCTTTCAGGCAGACCAACTTCGCGACAGTTGGGCTTACCGCGACTGGGTGATCTCCGCATTCAATCAGGGGATGCCAATTGATCAGTTTGTCGTTGAACAACTCGCAGGCGATCTTCTGCCTGATGCGACCCCCAGTCAGAAAATTGCGACCGGCTTCCATCGGACTGTGACCTGCAATGTCGAAGCGGGAGTGCATCCCGAACAAAATCGCGTCAATCAGGTGTTCGATCGCGTTAATACGACAGGCACGGTATTTCTGGGAACTTCGATGGAATGTGCCCAGTGTCACGATCATAAATACGATCCTTTTTCTCAGGAAGATTATTATCGACTGTTCGCTTACTTCAATAACACTCCATTGGAAGTGAAGCAGACGGCTGGAGTGACTTACGATTTCTACGGCCCTTCCATGGAACTGCCTCTTCCTACGAAGGAACAGAAACAACGAAAAGAGTTGCAGAAACAACTGGCTGATTTGCAAGCCAGGCAGAAAGCAACGCTCGATTCCTCCGAAGAAGATTATCAACTCTGGTTGACTCAACTGAAAAGCACCTCGGCAATACCCGAATGGTCTGTTCTCACTATTAGCGAATTTGAATCGACAGGCGGAGAAACCAGCACAATTCTGGAAGATCAATCAGTACTCGTAACCGGTCGCATTCCGGGAACAACTATTTATACTTTGACGGCTCAAGCAGAATTGGCGGAAATCTCGGCTATTCGCGTGGATGCCTTGACGCATCCCGAAATTCCCGGCATGGGACCGGGACGTGGCGATGAACTCCGCACGAATTTTATCCTCAGTGAAATCGAGTTCAAACTGATTCGCGGAGACAAAACGGAACGGCTCGAATTGGCCAATGCTATCGCCGATTACTCACAGGATCGTTGGGATGTCACTCAGGCAATTGATGGAGATCGAAAAACGGGCTGGGCGATCGGTCAGGAATTCGGCAAGCCGCATTGGTCGCAATTCACACTCATTGAACCAGCAAAACTGAATGCAGGAGACCAGATTGAAATCGTTCTCGATCAAAACTACGGCCGTGGTCGGACCATTGGTTGCGTTCGTGTCTCCGCTTTTGGGGGCGATCCGACAATGCTGTCGATTCCTGAAGAAGTCCGAAAGCTGGCCTCTACCGACAAAATCAATTCCAAAGATGAGAAGAAATTGCGAGACTTTTATTCTGCTCAGAATCCTCAACTGGCCAAGCTCGAATTGCAGATCGAAACGGTCAACAAGAAACTGAAGCAGATTGAGCCACCCACCACATTAGTGATGGTGGAAATGGACAAACCTCGAAAAACTCATGTGCTTTCGCGGGGCGATTATTTGAACCCGGCTCAAGAAGTGACCGCAGGGTTGCCGGGAGTATTTTCCGTGCCCGATGACAAATTCGAGACAAATCGCCTCGGTTTTGCCCGTTGGTTAGTCTCTGATGAAAATCCGCTGCTCGCCCGGGTGACGGTTAACCGCTGGTGGACGCAGATTTTCGGTCGTGGCATCGTGATGACTCCAGAAGATTTCGGGACCCAGGGAGAACCGCCTACGCATCCAGAATTACTCGACTGGCTGGCTGACGAACTTCGTTCCCATAACTGGTCGATGAAGCATGTTCTCAAGCAAATTGTTCTCTCCTCGACATTCCGGCAATCGGCTGATTTGACTCCTGAACTCCTCGAGGCTGATCCTGATAATGCACTCTACGCCCGTGGACCACGTTTCCGGATGCAAGCCGAGATGATCCGCGATAACGCGCTCGCAATCAGCGGATTACTTTCAGAAAAAATGGGTGGAGAACCGGTCATGCCGTTTCAGCCGGATGGTATCTGGCGATCCATTGGAAGGAATCAACCCAAGTGGATTACCGCGCAGGATGAAGACCGCTTCCGCCGCGGGATCTACATCATCTGGAAACGCGATGCCCCATATACTTCGCTGATGAGTTTCGATGCTCCCGACCGCACCGCCTGCGTGGTGAAACGTCCTCGAACCAATACGCCGTTACAGGCTCTGACACTACTCAATGACCCGGCTTATTCGGAGATGGCACTCGGGCTGGCGACGCGAATTTTGAAGCATGCCAGCAATTCAAGCGATCGAGAACGGATGATTTACGGCTTTCAACTCGCCATTGCCCGGCAACCCACAACCGTGGAAATCGATTTGCTGACTGAGTTGCTGGAATCCGAGCGAGCAACACTGGACGCAAATCCCAAACTGATCGAACAACGGATGAAACTCAAACTGAAAGAGTTTCCAGAAGCTAAAGTCGAATCCAAAGAATTAGCAGTCTGGTTTTCTGTAGCCAATGTTCTGCTAAACCTGGATGAAACGATTACGCAGTGA